The Terriglobales bacterium region TCCAGGACGCGACGTGGCTTCAGCTCGCTGACGGCTGCGGCGACGAACTCTTCCTTGGCGGCGAACTGCTCGCGGGTGTAGTGCGTCGCCGTGGCCAGATAGTCGGACCACATGGACTTACGACCCGGACGCGGGGCCAAGCGGTCGAGCGAGCGGCGTGAGCGCGCGAGGGTGGCGCGCAGGATATAGGCGGCACGCTCGGCGTCGGGCAGGAGCTTCTTCTGGTAGAGCGCTGTGTCATCCGCGTTGGCACGCGCTCCCAGCCACACCGGCGCCGTGACCAGGCCGAAGACCGGCGGCCACAAGCGAGCGACGGGTCCGCACAGGCGGTAGACCTCTTCCGGCTCCAGTCCATCACGCCGGCCGAGGAAGACCTCATCCAGCGCCAGGCCGAACCGGGCGTTCGCCAGGAGCGGCAGCAGGAAGGTGCGGGCGAATTGCGCGTAGGGCAGCCAGGTGGGGTCGCCGGGTTCGCGGCGCTCGACCGAGAGAACGTCCACGAACACCGGCCCGCGGCCGCGGAACAGCACGTTGAACGGCGTGCCGTCTTTGAGGCCGAGGCCGTCGGCGAGCAAAGCACCCGCGAGATCGAGCGTGAGCTCGCCCGCCTCGTGGAGCATCTCCGGAGGCCACTCGTACGGGTAGGAGGGAAACTCGATGGCCTCATGCTCAAGCACCAGCGCGTCGGGATGAGCGGCGAGCAGCGCGGTGGCATCGGGGTCGCGGTCCAGCAGAGCGAGAGCCGCCGCTCGGTCCATGACTTCAGTGCGGACCAGGCGGCCTTCGCCGGCCAGTTCGCGGGCTACGGCGGAGGCGAGGAAAGTCTCCAGGTCGGCGCGCGCTTCCGGCCGCACCAGGCGCAGCATGCGTCCGTCGATCCGGAAGAGCCGCCCCGCGGGATCGCGAAACGAGGCCCTGGTGGCAGCCGGATCCATGCGCGTTACTGCTTGGGTTCCTCGGACTTCTTCCGGTGAGGCCACAAACGGAACAGGAACTTGCGGAAGTAAAAGCCGGCGCCGACGAAGGCCGCCATCAGCCCCTGCCAGAGCAGCATGCCGGAACCGGGATCGGTGTAGGCGAAGGCGGGCACTTCACTTAGCAGGATGAAGACGGCGACGGAAACCAGCGTCGCCCTGCGGCGGGCGCCATGCATGATGACACTCCTCCTCGGCGTGCTCATTGTATCGCGGTAGCCGGTCGCGCAATGCAAACCAAGTGCCAACTTTTTGCAGCACCCCTCTTGCCTTCCACTGGCCTTGCTCTTAGGATGAGCCCCGAAAGCCGGCCTGCAAAGCTGGTGAAGGCGAAGCCGTTTTTTTGAACCAACACCTAATGAACGGGAGCCCGGCTCGGATGATGGCCCGGTGAGCAACGTTCCGCCATGCGGAAATGCCTAAAGGGCCCCGGAGGGCACCCACCGTCGTAAGACGGGTTCATTAAACGGTCAGTCTCACGGCCCAGTGGGTCGGTTTTTGCATTTCGAGCTGCTAGCTCCTAGCTACTAGCTTTTGGCTCTTGGCCAAGCCTCCGTTGTTCCCCTGTTAAACTGGCTCTGCGCGGTTGGCACCTCGCTTGACGGCTAAGTGCTAATTGCTGATTGCTGCTCATGTTTCCCCGCCTGATCGACTTCGGCAACTACGGGCTGCCCACCTACGGCGTGCTGGCGGCGACGGGCCTGCTGGTGGGACTGATGCTCAACGTGCGGCTGGCGCGCCGTGACGGCATCAACCCCGACCTGGCCTGGAACATGGGCATCGTGGCCATTCTTTCCGCCATCGCAGGCGCCAAGCTGCTGTTTTTGGCGGGAGACTGGCGCTACTACCTCGAGCATCCCCGGCAGATCCTGACGCTTTCCACGCTGCAGACCGGAGGGGTGTGGCAGGGTGGGTTGCTTGCCGGCCTGCTGGCCGCGGGCTGGTACATGCGAAAACACCGGATGCCGGCGCTCCGGACGGCGGACGCGTTCGCGCCCGGCGTTGCGCTGGGACACGCCTTCGGACGCCTGGGTTGTTTCGCGGCCGGCTGCTGCTACGGCAAGCCCACCGACCTGCCCTGGGGCGTCACCTTCACTCATCCGCTGGCCAACGCCCTGGTGGGCACACCCCTGGACGTGCCGCTGCATCCCACGCAGATCTATGAGTTCCTGCTGGAGTTGGCGATCTTCACGGTCCTGATGTGGAGGCTGAAGCGGCGGCGCATCGAAGGCGAAGTGATGGGAGCCTACCTTTTCCTCTACGGCTTCGGACGCTACTTCCTGGAGTTTTTCCGCGACGATCCCGGCCGCGGCGAATTCTTTGGCGGAGCCATGAGCGGCACCCAGATTCTTTCTATCCTGCTGGTCATCGCGGGTGGGTTGTTGTGGATGCGGCGAACGCCCGAGGCCGCAACCGCCTCGTCCAAGTAGCCGCTTGCGGTATTCTTCCGGCCCATGGCGCTGCCTGAACCTCGCGTCTCATTCCCGGTTGCACCAGAAGACGCCGGGAATCGTCTGGACCAGTTTCTGACGCGGCGACTCGCCGGCGTGAGCCGGGCGCGGGTGCAGGAGCTGATCCGGCAGGGCAAAGTGGAAGTGAACGGCGCAGCGGCCAAATCCTCGCTCAAGCTGCGGGGAGGAGAGAGGGTGGAGGTGCTGGGCCCGGCAGAGCGCCCTCCGCTGCGCGCCGAGCCGGAAGAAATCCCACTCGACGTCGTGTACGAGGACGACTCGCTGGCGGTCGTCAACAAGCCCGCCGGCATGCTGGTACACGCGGGCGCCGGTACGGGCCGCGGCACGCTGGTCAACGCGCTGCTCCATCGCTTTCGCTCGCTTTCCGGCGCGGGCGGCGAGTTGCGCCCGGGCATTGTGCACCGGTTGGACAAGCAGACCAGCGGCCTAGTCGTCGTCGCCAAGGATGACGCCACGCATCGCGCGCTGGCCGAGCAGTTCTCCTCCCGGCAGGTGAAGAAGCGCTACCTGGCGCTGGTGCACGGCTGGCTGAAGCGGGACGCCGGCACCGTGGAAGCCGCCATCCATCGCGACCGCCTGCGTCGCACGCGCATGACCACACGCCGCCGCGGCGGACGCGAGGCGCTCTCACGCTACAAGGTGCTGGAGCGGATGGAGACGCCGGCCGGACGCTTCACGCAGGTGGAGGTGGAGATCGCCACCGGGCGCACGCACCAGATACGCGTGCACATGGCCTCCCTCGGCCATCCGGTGGTAGGCGACACGCTCTATGGCGCGCCGCGAAGACTGGGGTCCGTTCCGATTCTGGATCGCAATTTCCTGCACGCGGCAGCGCTCGAGTTCCGACATCCAAAGACAGGGAAAGTCATGGCGCTGGCCGCGCCGCTACCGGCCGAACTGGAGGAGTTTGTGGCGGGGTTGCGGGCGCTGTGAATCTTGAACTGGTAATTTCCATTTGTAATTTGCAAGCGCAGGCGGCAGAGCCCGGCGGGCGTGCATCTGAACAGTAAGAGCCGCGAGGACATCGGCGCGGAGCAAGCAGCTATAATGAGGCTCGTGATGAAGTCGTGGATGCTGATGTTTCTTGCCGCGTGGCTGGTGGTTTCGCTCGCGGTGGCACAAGACTCAGCGGACAATCTGCCGGCCGCGCCTTCGGCGACCAAGGCCGAGCAGGAGAAGCCCCAGCCGGCGCCGCCTCCTCCCGTGCCCGCCAACGTGGCTCCTTCCTCGGAGAAGGCGCCAGAGACAGCGCCAGCCTCAGAAACGGCTGCACCAGCGCCTGCGACCACATCCTCCGCCGGTACGGTGGCGCCTCCATCCACCAGCGTTCCTTCCTCGCGCAGCGGCAGCGATGACGTCCCTCTCACCACCATCATCAAGCGCGTGAACGAGGTCAATGTCATCTTTACGGTG contains the following coding sequences:
- a CDS encoding RluA family pseudouridine synthase, whose amino-acid sequence is MALPEPRVSFPVAPEDAGNRLDQFLTRRLAGVSRARVQELIRQGKVEVNGAAAKSSLKLRGGERVEVLGPAERPPLRAEPEEIPLDVVYEDDSLAVVNKPAGMLVHAGAGTGRGTLVNALLHRFRSLSGAGGELRPGIVHRLDKQTSGLVVVAKDDATHRALAEQFSSRQVKKRYLALVHGWLKRDAGTVEAAIHRDRLRRTRMTTRRRGGREALSRYKVLERMETPAGRFTQVEVEIATGRTHQIRVHMASLGHPVVGDTLYGAPRRLGSVPILDRNFLHAAALEFRHPKTGKVMALAAPLPAELEEFVAGLRAL
- the lgt gene encoding prolipoprotein diacylglyceryl transferase, with the translated sequence MFPRLIDFGNYGLPTYGVLAATGLLVGLMLNVRLARRDGINPDLAWNMGIVAILSAIAGAKLLFLAGDWRYYLEHPRQILTLSTLQTGGVWQGGLLAGLLAAGWYMRKHRMPALRTADAFAPGVALGHAFGRLGCFAAGCCYGKPTDLPWGVTFTHPLANALVGTPLDVPLHPTQIYEFLLELAIFTVLMWRLKRRRIEGEVMGAYLFLYGFGRYFLEFFRDDPGRGEFFGGAMSGTQILSILLVIAGGLLWMRRTPEAATASSK
- a CDS encoding methyltransferase domain-containing protein; amino-acid sequence: MDPAATRASFRDPAGRLFRIDGRMLRLVRPEARADLETFLASAVARELAGEGRLVRTEVMDRAAALALLDRDPDATALLAAHPDALVLEHEAIEFPSYPYEWPPEMLHEAGELTLDLAGALLADGLGLKDGTPFNVLFRGRGPVFVDVLSVERREPGDPTWLPYAQFARTFLLPLLANARFGLALDEVFLGRRDGLEPEEVYRLCGPVARLWPPVFGLVTAPVWLGARANADDTALYQKKLLPDAERAAYILRATLARSRRSLDRLAPRPGRKSMWSDYLATATHYTREQFAAKEEFVAAAVSELKPRRVLDVGANTGYFTRIAARSGAGVVAIDYDSVAVGEIWRGARAEQLDVLPLVVNLARPTPATGWRNRECPSFLERAQGGFDLVMMLAVVHHMLVTERVPLPEIVDLIAALTRDAVVVEYVAPDDPMFRRIVRGREALHRDLTPESFESAWRQRFEIARSLRPQGATRALYLLRKRDAAR